A genomic window from Lycium barbarum isolate Lr01 chromosome 4, ASM1917538v2, whole genome shotgun sequence includes:
- the LOC132636283 gene encoding farnesyl pyrophosphate synthase-like, translating to MSDLKAKFLEVYSVLKSELLNDPDFEFTDDARQWVDRMLDYNVPGGKLNRGLSVIDSYSLLNDGRELTSEEIFQASALGWCIEWLQAYFLVLDDIMDGSHTRRGQPCWYKLPKVGMIAVNDGILLRNHITRILKNHFRPKPYYVDLLDLFNEVEFQTASGQMIDLITTLVGEKDLSKYSLPIHRRIVQYKTAYYSFYLPVACALLMAGENLDKHVDVKNILIDMGIYFQVQDDYLDCFADPEVLGKIGTDIQDFKCSWLVVKAVELCNEEQKKLLYENYGKDDPACIAKIKTLYNDLKLEEVFLEYEKKSYEKLTSSIAAHPSKAVQAVLHSFLGKIYKRQK from the exons ATGAGTGATCTCAAGGCCAAGTTTTTGGAAGTGTACTCTGTTCTCAAATCTGAGTTGCTTAATGACCCTGATTTTGAATTTACTGATGATGCTCGCCAATGGGTTGACAGg ATGTTGGACTACAATGTACCTGGAG GGAAGCTTAATCGGGGGCTATCTGTTATTGACAGCTACAGTTTGTTGAATGATGGGAGAGAACTAACTAGTGAGGAAATATTTCAAGCATCTGCCCTTGGCTGGTGCATTGAATGG CTTCAAGCATACTTCCTTGTTCTTGATGATATAATGGATGGCTCTCATACACGTCGAGGTCAGCCATGCTGGTACAAATTGCCAAAG GTTGGCATGATTGCTGTTAATGATGGCATACTTCTTCGCAACCACATCACGAGAATTCTGAAGAATCACTTCAGACCAAAGCCTTATTATGTTGATCTTCTAGATTTATTTAATGAG GTAGAGTTCCAGACTGCGTCTGGACAAATGATAGATTTGATCACAACACTTGTAGGAGAGAAAGATTTATCAAAGTATTCATTGCCTAT TCATCGCCGGATTGTCCAGTATAAAACTGCTTATTATTCATTTTACCTCCCA GTTGCATGTGCACTTCTTATGGCAGGGGAGAATCTTGACAAACATGTTGATGTCAAGAACATACTTATTGATATGGGAATCTATTTTCAAGTTCAG GATGATTATCTGGACTGTTTTGCTGACCCAGAGGTGCTGGGTAAG ATTGGCACTGACATTCAGGATTTCAAGTGTTCTTGGTTGGTAGTGAAAGCTGTAGAACTCTGCAACGAGGAGCAAAAGAAGTTATTATAT GAGAACTATGGAAAAGATGACCCTGCTTGTATTGCTAAAATAAAGACACTCTATAATGATCTCAAACTTGAG GAAGTATTTCTGGAATACGAGAAGAAATCCTACGAAAAGCTGACCAGCTCTATTGCAGCTCATCCAAGTAAAGCAGTGCAAGCAGTGCTACACTCATTCTTGGGAAAGATATATAAGAGGCAGAAGTAG